A genomic stretch from Pirellulales bacterium includes:
- a CDS encoding endonuclease/exonuclease/phosphatase family protein: MSHAADQRRSAHRFTIAVMWALTGVLATITLLRIVCHDACNAFICLNAFTRYIYLPAYVCLIVAARRRLRWLAIVNLAIVGCHIFWLAPDFMRDRRFASTTTDVAEDDSKRTTVRILFANVWYRNPDFTAFLQEIERTNPDVIVLAEFPFAWREPFRDSPIMAKYRYGHGYKPWRSEQMVVYSRLPLRAEIERAVTDRLVHFFDVAIGDQTLHLIGLHSPRPTYLRNDDYAGFWSELTPLILEARHPLIVIGDFNATQNSRVYKDLKIGGLRSAHEDRGRGYVTTWPNGWSLIPPIRIDQAFLSADVTCQDITEGIGTGSDHKPLILDVQIVAQSDRKLGKDLPGNGGRELREAFGTGCQHNRLGGAFCTATGPFGDRKFLIDKLLRLFTAQLSKAVFQLPPAGYP, encoded by the coding sequence ATGAGCCACGCCGCAGATCAACGCCGTTCCGCACACCGTTTTACAATTGCCGTCATGTGGGCGTTGACCGGTGTACTTGCAACGATCACGCTGTTGCGCATTGTTTGTCATGACGCTTGTAATGCGTTCATCTGCCTGAATGCGTTCACGCGTTACATCTATCTTCCGGCATACGTCTGTTTGATTGTGGCGGCGCGTCGGCGACTCCGCTGGTTGGCGATTGTCAACTTGGCAATTGTGGGCTGCCATATCTTCTGGCTTGCACCAGATTTCATGCGAGACCGACGTTTCGCATCCACTACGACGGATGTAGCCGAAGACGATTCAAAACGAACGACGGTGCGAATACTGTTCGCGAACGTGTGGTACCGAAATCCTGACTTCACTGCCTTCTTGCAGGAAATCGAGAGGACGAACCCGGATGTCATCGTACTGGCAGAGTTTCCCTTCGCATGGCGAGAACCGTTTCGTGACTCGCCCATAATGGCCAAATACCGTTATGGCCACGGGTACAAGCCTTGGCGATCCGAGCAAATGGTCGTGTATTCGCGACTGCCGCTCCGAGCTGAAATTGAACGAGCCGTTACCGACCGATTAGTGCACTTCTTCGACGTCGCAATCGGCGACCAGACGTTACACTTGATTGGTCTTCACTCACCGCGGCCAACTTATCTTCGCAATGATGATTACGCTGGGTTTTGGAGCGAGTTAACTCCCCTTATCTTGGAGGCGCGACATCCGCTCATTGTGATAGGCGATTTTAATGCCACGCAGAACTCGCGCGTCTACAAAGACCTCAAGATCGGCGGGTTGCGTTCAGCCCATGAGGATCGCGGCCGCGGCTACGTGACAACCTGGCCCAACGGCTGGTCGCTGATTCCGCCGATTCGCATTGACCAGGCCTTCCTCTCAGCCGATGTCACTTGCCAAGATATTACGGAAGGCATCGGGACGGGATCCGACCACAAACCGCTGATCCTCGACGTGCAGATTGTGGCTCAATCGGATCGTAAGCTGGGCAAAGATCTTCCGGGAAACGGCGGTCGAGAGCTGCGAGAGGCGTTTGGAACTGGCTGTCAGCACAACCGGTTGGGGGGAGCTTTCTGCACGGCCACGGGGCCATTTGGCGATCGCAAGTTCTTAATTGACAAGTTGTTACGACTTTTTACGGCACAATTGTCAAAAGCGGTCTTTCAGCTACCACCGGCGGGCTACCCCTAG